The DNA window ATGCGATGGCGGCTTATCTGTCGTGGGGGTTCATCACCCTCTACTTTGCTGCGCTCAAAGCCGTCCCGCCGATCCTGGTGTTGGCCCATCGCATCGTCTGGTCGGTCGTTTTCCTGACGGTGCTGCTGATTGTGTTCAAGCAGGGGCCCGACTTCCGCCGGGCGGTACGGAACGGCCGGCTGCGCTGGGCGATGCTGGGCAGTACGGTCATGATCGCGATCAACTGGTACACGTTTATCTGGGCCGTCACCAACCGTCAGACGGTGGAAGCGAGTTTCGGCTATTTCATCAACCCGCTGGTCAACGTGCTGCTGGGCGTGATCGTGTTGAAGGAGCGACTGCGGCTCATGCAGTGGATCGCGATCGGCTTTGCCGTCGCCGGGGTGGCGGTGATGGGGTGGTATCGCGGCGGATTGCCGACGGTGTCGCTCATCCTCGCAAGCTCGTTCGGACTGTACGGCCTGATTCGCAAGACGGCATCGGTCGGCCCTCTCGTCGGGCTCTCGATCGAGACGGCGATCCTCTGTCCGATCGCGATCGGTTTTGTCGCGGTCAGCACCTTTGACGGCCGGCCGATGTTTCACTGGGGCCCGCTGGTGGGCGTGCTGCTGATGCTCGGCGGGATCGTGACTGCACTCCCGCTCATCTGGTTCGCCGCCGCCGCAAGGCGGCTTCGCCTGGCGACCATGGGATTCCTGCAGTACACCGCGCCGACATGCCAGCTGCTGATTGCCGTGCTGGTGCTCGGAGAAGCCTTCACGATCTGGCACGGCCGGAGCTTCGGCCTGATCTGGATCGGCCTGGCGATCTACTCCGTGGATGCTGCTTTGGCGTTCGGGCGTTGGCGGTCGGACAACGCTGCCGCCGATAAGGCCGCCGCTGTCACTGCTTCCGCCGGTTCAACCCCGACCCCGACCGGCAACGATGCCGAACCAGTGGCCGTGCCGGAGTGTCAGGCCTGATACCAGCCGTCCTCGGGCAGCCGAGTCGGTCCTGGCGGCAAACGTCTGGTCTCGAATCCGGTATTCTCTGGTAAATGCCTTACCGACCCCAGTTGATTGCGATTGTTGTGCTGTTGGCTTCGTCCCTTCGCGCCGCTGAACCGACGGCCGATGTCTTCGTCGCGCCCAACGGCAACGACGCCTGGTCAGGAAGGCTTGCCGCCGCCAATGCCGACCGCACCGATGGTCCGCTGGTGTCGCTCGATGCCGCGCGGTTTAAGGTCCGCGACATCCGGCTGCAATCCCCCGACCGTAAGTCGCCGGTGACGGTCATGTTTCGCGGGGGCATGTATCGCCTGGCAATGCCGGTGGCATTCGCTGCCGTCGATTCCGGTAGCGGCGCTGCCTCGCCGACCCAGTACGTTGCATACCCCGACGAAACGCCGGTCCTCAGCGGCGGCGAGATCATTGTCGGCTGGAAGGTACAACCCGACGGTCGGTGGTCCGTCAAACTCGACGACGTGAAGTCCGGCAGATGGAATTTTTCACAGCTCTTCGTGAACGGCCAGCGACGCATGCGGCCGCGAGCGCCCAAGGACGGATACTTCCACATCGCGTCGCGCGTCGAATCGCCCAATGCCAAGCCCGGCCGCGGCGATGACCGCTTCCGTTTCACCGCCGGCGACATTCGGCCGGATTGGAAGA is part of the Humisphaera borealis genome and encodes:
- the rarD gene encoding EamA family transporter RarD, whose translation is MTASPSRPSSAVGLIYAMAAYLSWGFITLYFAALKAVPPILVLAHRIVWSVVFLTVLLIVFKQGPDFRRAVRNGRLRWAMLGSTVMIAINWYTFIWAVTNRQTVEASFGYFINPLVNVLLGVIVLKERLRLMQWIAIGFAVAGVAVMGWYRGGLPTVSLILASSFGLYGLIRKTASVGPLVGLSIETAILCPIAIGFVAVSTFDGRPMFHWGPLVGVLLMLGGIVTALPLIWFAAAARRLRLATMGFLQYTAPTCQLLIAVLVLGEAFTIWHGRSFGLIWIGLAIYSVDAALAFGRWRSDNAAADKAAAVTASAGSTPTPTGNDAEPVAVPECQA